The following coding sequences lie in one Peribacillus frigoritolerans genomic window:
- a CDS encoding alpha-ketoacid dehydrogenase subunit beta — protein MPVISYIDAVTMAMREEMERDSRVFVLGEDVGKKGGVFKATNGLYDQFGEARVIDTPLAESAIAGVGIGAAMYGLRPIAEMQFADFIMPAINQIVSEAAKIRYRSNNDWSCPMVIRAPYGGGIHGALYHSQSVEAIFANQPGLKIVMPSTPYDVKGLLKAAIRDEDPVLFFEHKRAYRLIKGEVPTEDYVLPIGKADVKREGEDITVISYGLCVHFALQAAEKLAADGISAHVLDLRTVYPLDKDAIIEAASKTGKVLLVTEDNKEGSIMSEVAAIIAEHCLFDLDAPVKRLAGPDVPAMPYAPTMEKHFMVNPDKVERAMRELAEY, from the coding sequence ATGCCAGTGATTTCATATATAGATGCCGTGACAATGGCAATGAGGGAAGAGATGGAACGCGATTCCCGTGTATTCGTATTGGGTGAGGACGTAGGAAAAAAAGGTGGGGTCTTTAAAGCCACTAATGGTTTATACGACCAATTCGGTGAAGCCAGGGTCATCGATACCCCGCTCGCTGAATCTGCAATTGCAGGAGTGGGAATTGGAGCCGCCATGTATGGGCTTCGGCCGATTGCTGAGATGCAATTCGCTGATTTCATCATGCCTGCCATTAACCAAATCGTTTCAGAGGCAGCTAAAATTAGATACCGTTCCAATAATGACTGGAGCTGTCCTATGGTAATCCGTGCACCATATGGCGGAGGGATTCATGGAGCTCTTTATCATTCACAATCGGTTGAAGCAATCTTTGCCAATCAGCCGGGCTTGAAAATTGTGATGCCTTCCACTCCGTATGATGTAAAGGGTTTGCTTAAAGCTGCCATTCGCGATGAAGACCCAGTGCTTTTCTTTGAACATAAACGGGCGTACCGCTTGATCAAGGGTGAGGTACCTACTGAAGATTATGTACTTCCCATCGGTAAGGCGGATGTGAAAAGGGAAGGGGAAGACATTACTGTCATCTCCTATGGCCTTTGTGTGCATTTTGCCCTTCAGGCAGCAGAAAAATTAGCTGCAGATGGAATTTCTGCACATGTTCTTGACTTGCGTACAGTCTATCCTTTGGATAAGGATGCTATCATAGAAGCAGCATCTAAAACGGGGAAAGTACTACTGGTTACGGAAGATAATAAAGAAGGAAGCATCATGAGTGAGGTCGCAGCCATCATTGCCGAGCATTGCCTTTTTGATTTGGATGCCCCTGTAAAACGATTGGCCGGACCTGATGTACCTGCCATGCCATATGCGCCTACGATGGAAAAACATTTTATGGTGAATCCTGATAAAGTGGAAAGAGCAATGAGGGAATTGGCCGAGTATTAA
- a CDS encoding thiamine pyrophosphate-dependent dehydrogenase E1 component subunit alpha, with amino-acid sequence MVEKRHEQLGLNEETVLDMYRTMLLSRRIDERMWLLNRSGKIPFVISCQGQEAAQVGAAFALDRQKDYVLPYYRDVGVVLTFGMTAKDLMLSGFAKEEDPNSGGRQMPGHFGQKKNRIVTGSSPVTTQVPHAVGIALAGKMEGKDLVTFVTFGEGSSNQGDFHEGANFAGVHKLPVIFMCENNKYAISVPIEKQLSCENVSDRAIGYGMPGITVDGNDPLEVYAAVKEAADRARRGEGPTLVETVSYRLTPHSSDDDDRSYRTADEVAEAKTKDSIMTFGAYLKEVGILDDDLEKQMNDEVMKIVNEATDYAENAPYPKAESAMNHVYAQK; translated from the coding sequence ATGGTAGAAAAACGTCATGAACAATTAGGCTTAAATGAGGAAACGGTTTTAGATATGTACCGGACAATGCTTTTGTCCCGCAGAATTGATGAGCGCATGTGGCTTTTAAACCGATCCGGGAAAATTCCCTTCGTGATTTCCTGCCAGGGGCAAGAAGCGGCACAGGTTGGGGCAGCGTTTGCGCTTGATCGGCAAAAGGATTATGTACTGCCTTATTATCGGGATGTCGGTGTGGTACTAACATTCGGAATGACCGCAAAAGACTTGATGCTTTCCGGTTTCGCAAAAGAGGAAGATCCCAATTCCGGCGGGCGCCAAATGCCTGGTCATTTCGGTCAAAAGAAAAATAGGATTGTCACTGGATCATCGCCTGTAACGACACAGGTCCCGCATGCTGTTGGAATTGCCCTTGCAGGGAAGATGGAAGGTAAGGATTTGGTAACATTCGTAACGTTTGGGGAAGGTTCATCCAATCAGGGCGATTTTCATGAAGGGGCCAACTTTGCAGGTGTGCACAAGCTACCGGTCATTTTCATGTGTGAAAATAATAAATATGCGATTTCAGTTCCTATTGAGAAACAGCTATCATGTGAAAATGTTTCCGACAGGGCGATTGGCTATGGGATGCCTGGAATAACGGTGGATGGCAATGATCCATTGGAAGTGTATGCAGCGGTGAAAGAAGCGGCTGACCGTGCACGAAGGGGAGAAGGCCCTACACTGGTGGAAACCGTTTCATACAGGCTCACGCCTCATTCAAGTGATGATGATGACCGAAGCTACCGGACTGCGGACGAAGTGGCCGAAGCCAAAACGAAGGACTCGATAATGACATTTGGAGCGTATTTAAAAGAAGTGGGAATCTTGGATGATGACCTTGAGAAACAAATGAATGATGAAGTCATGAAGATAGTCAACGAAGCAACCGATTATGCTGAAAATGCTCCATATCCGAAGGCTGAAAGTGCTATGAATCATGTGTATGCACAAAAGTAA
- the lpdA gene encoding dihydrolipoyl dehydrogenase: protein MAEEFDLVILGGGTGGYVAAIRAAQLGLKTAVVEKGKLGGTCLHKGCIPSKALLRSAEVYQTAVKSEEFGVVTGDVKVDFLKVQERKNKVVDQLYKGVQHLMKQGKITVYEGLGRILGPSIFSPMPGTISVEMNDGSENEMLIPQNVIIATGSRPRTLPGLAIDGEFVLTSDEALKLESLPKSMIIVGGGVIGIEWASMLNDFGVEVTVLEYADRIIPTEDQDISSEMLRLLTKKGVKFVTGAKVLPETLKTDALVSISAEVKGSVEEFTAEKMLVSVGRSANVEGIGLENTEIVKEKGFIETNDFFQTKESHIYAIGDCIGGLQLAHVASHEGIMAVEHIAGQKPERLDYSLISKCVYSSPEAASVGLTEEQANKEGYDLKIGKFPFRAVGKALVFGEADGFVKIIADKKTDDILGVHMIGPHVTDMISEAGLAKVLDATPWEIGKTIHPHPSLSEAIGEAALAVDGRAIHS from the coding sequence TTGGCTGAAGAATTTGACCTCGTTATCCTCGGCGGAGGAACAGGCGGGTATGTGGCAGCGATAAGGGCTGCTCAATTAGGATTGAAAACGGCTGTCGTGGAGAAAGGCAAGCTCGGCGGAACGTGTCTACATAAAGGCTGTATCCCTTCAAAAGCACTTTTAAGGAGTGCGGAAGTTTATCAGACTGCAGTGAAAAGTGAGGAATTCGGTGTTGTTACCGGGGATGTAAAGGTAGATTTCCTTAAGGTGCAAGAAAGAAAGAATAAAGTGGTCGATCAACTCTATAAAGGTGTCCAGCACTTGATGAAACAAGGAAAGATAACGGTTTATGAAGGGTTAGGACGTATACTTGGTCCTTCTATATTTTCACCGATGCCTGGGACAATTTCCGTGGAAATGAATGATGGCAGTGAAAATGAAATGCTCATTCCTCAGAATGTCATCATTGCCACCGGTTCGCGTCCGAGGACACTGCCCGGTTTGGCGATTGATGGGGAATTTGTGCTTACATCGGATGAAGCTCTAAAGCTTGAGAGCCTGCCAAAATCAATGATTATTGTAGGCGGTGGAGTTATCGGCATTGAATGGGCTTCGATGCTCAATGATTTTGGTGTGGAAGTGACAGTACTTGAATATGCAGATAGAATCATCCCGACTGAAGACCAGGATATTTCAAGTGAAATGCTTCGTCTCCTAACGAAAAAAGGCGTCAAGTTCGTTACAGGTGCCAAGGTATTGCCTGAAACCCTGAAAACGGATGCTTTAGTATCCATTTCTGCTGAAGTCAAAGGTTCGGTAGAGGAATTCACTGCTGAAAAAATGCTTGTTTCCGTAGGCAGATCAGCAAATGTTGAAGGGATCGGCCTTGAAAATACGGAAATTGTGAAAGAAAAAGGTTTTATTGAAACCAATGACTTCTTCCAAACGAAGGAATCACATATCTATGCAATCGGTGACTGTATCGGCGGTCTGCAATTGGCTCACGTTGCCTCCCATGAAGGTATTATGGCCGTTGAACATATCGCAGGCCAAAAACCGGAACGGCTGGATTATTCGCTCATTTCAAAATGTGTGTATTCAAGCCCTGAAGCTGCAAGTGTCGGCTTGACTGAAGAACAGGCAAACAAGGAAGGCTATGACCTTAAAATTGGGAAATTCCCATTCCGTGCAGTTGGCAAGGCCCTTGTTTTCGGGGAAGCGGATGGTTTTGTCAAAATCATCGCTGATAAGAAAACGGATGATATACTGGGCGTTCATATGATCGGACCACATGTTACGGATATGATTTCAGAAGCGGGACTTGCAAAAGTGCTTGATGCAACACCTTGGGAGATAGGCAAGACAATTCATCCGCACCCAAGTCTTTCTGAAGCAATCGGAGAGGCGGCGCTTGCTGTCGATGGACGTGCCATTCATTCATAA
- the bcd gene encoding branched-chain amino acid dehydrogenase, which translates to MEIFKYLEKYDYEQLLFCQDKQSGLKAIIAIHDTTLGPALGGTRMWTYASEEDAIEDALRLSRGMTYKNAAAGLNLGGGKTVIIGDPRKDKNEEMFRAFGRYIQGLNGRYITAEDVGTTVEDMDLIHEETDFVTGISPAFGSSGNPSPVTAYGVYRGMKAAAKEAFGTDSLEGKVIAVQGVGNVSYNLCRHLHEEGAKLIVTDINKESVARAVESFGATAVNPDEIYGVDCDIYAPCALGAVINDHTINQIKAKVIAGAANNQLKEPVHGDQIHEKGIIYAPDYVINAGGVINVADELLGYNRERALKKVETVYDTIERVIEIAKRDQIPTYKAADRMAEERIARMRNSRSQFLQNEKHILNGRK; encoded by the coding sequence ATGGAAATTTTTAAATATCTTGAGAAGTATGATTACGAGCAACTGCTATTCTGTCAGGACAAACAATCGGGTTTGAAAGCGATTATTGCCATTCATGATACAACATTAGGACCTGCGCTTGGAGGCACAAGGATGTGGACGTATGCATCTGAAGAAGATGCTATTGAAGATGCCTTAAGGCTTTCGAGAGGAATGACATATAAGAACGCCGCTGCCGGCTTGAATTTAGGCGGGGGGAAGACTGTCATCATCGGCGATCCGCGTAAGGATAAAAATGAAGAGATGTTCCGTGCATTCGGAAGGTATATCCAAGGGCTGAATGGCCGTTATATAACAGCTGAAGATGTAGGTACAACGGTTGAGGATATGGATCTCATTCATGAGGAGACGGATTTTGTCACTGGGATTTCCCCTGCATTCGGTTCTTCGGGTAATCCTTCCCCTGTTACTGCATATGGGGTATACCGAGGTATGAAGGCTGCTGCAAAAGAGGCATTCGGAACTGACTCTTTAGAAGGCAAGGTAATTGCAGTCCAAGGCGTCGGGAATGTTTCTTATAACTTATGCCGTCACCTTCATGAGGAAGGCGCCAAGCTAATCGTTACGGATATCAATAAAGAAAGCGTGGCCCGTGCGGTTGAATCCTTTGGGGCGACCGCAGTGAATCCTGATGAAATTTATGGAGTCGACTGTGATATCTATGCACCTTGTGCATTAGGGGCTGTCATAAATGATCATACAATCAATCAAATCAAGGCGAAGGTCATTGCAGGTGCTGCAAATAATCAATTAAAGGAACCTGTTCATGGCGATCAAATTCATGAAAAGGGTATTATATACGCTCCTGATTATGTAATTAATGCAGGTGGAGTCATAAACGTGGCCGATGAGCTTTTAGGGTATAATCGGGAAAGAGCCCTTAAGAAAGTGGAAACGGTTTATGATACAATTGAAAGAGTCATCGAGATTGCAAAACGTGATCAAATCCCAACTTATAAAGCGGCGGATAGGATGGCAGAGGAGAGAATTGCTCGCATGAGAAATTCAAGAAGCCAATTCTTGCAAAATGAAAAACATATCTTGAATGGAAGAAAATGA